A window of Gambusia affinis linkage group LG03, SWU_Gaff_1.0, whole genome shotgun sequence contains these coding sequences:
- the cdc45 gene encoding cell division control protein 45 homolog gives MFIADIKKDFYDVVANQRVALLVAADIDALCACKILQALFHCDQIQYTLVPVTGWQDLSTAFLEHKEQFRYFVLVNCGANVDLLEMLQPDGDSIFFICDTHRPVDVVNVYNDTQIKLLIKEDDDLGVPTYDDIFRDEDEEEEGEDSGNESEEGSEPSGKRRRFDEGAIERRIERQRAKRQWEARRREILFDYEQYEYTGLTWLILDPSPCGLWVNSVICCCRWAVIGLTDQWVHDKIPHMKYVSDIATVQRHVSRHNHRNEDEENSLSIDCMRISFEYDLRLALYHHWSLYESICNSYYTACSFKLWTLKGQKKLQEFLADMGLPLRQVKQKFKSMDITIKENLRDVIEESSNKYGMKDIRIQTFAVHFGFKNSFLASDMVHAATALLESTERDENDPTDNFIKALDALSRSNLDRLLSGIDLAKKKLIAIQQTVASCICTNIILSQGPFLYCYLMEGTPDVKLFSKPLALTLLCKYLLTAFVHSTRNKRCKLLPLIMAAPKDVEKGTVIVVGIPPESETSDKKNFFGRAFEKAAESTNSRTLHDHFDTSIIELKSEDRSKFLDALITLLS, from the exons atgtttatcgCCGACATAAAGAAGGATTTTTATGACGTTGTTGCCAACCAG aGAGTTGCCCTCCTGGTTGCAGCAGACATCGATGCTCTCTGCGCCTGTAAAATACTGCAG GCGCTGTTTCACTGTGATCAGATCCAGTACACTCTGGTACCGGTTACGGGCTGGCAGGACCTCAGCACCGCCTTCCTGGAGCACAAGGAACAG TTTCGGTATTTTGTTCTGGTAAACTGCGGCGCCAACGTCGACCTGCTGGAGATGCTGCAGCCGGACGGTGACTCCATCTTCTTCATCTGCGACACGCACCGACCCGTTGATGTTGTTAATGTCTACAACGACACTCAG ATCAAGCTGCTCATCAAAGAGGACGATGATCTCGGTGTGCCGACGTACGACGACATCTTCCGGGacgaagacgaggaggaggagggcgaAGACTCCGGGAACGAGAGCGAGGAAGGCTCGGAGCCGTCGGGCAAACGGAGGAGATTTGATGAA GGCGCCATCGAGAGGCGGATCGAAAGGCAGAGAGCAAAGAGGCAGTGGGAGGCCAGAAG GAGGGAGATCCTGTTCGACTATGAGCAGTATGAATACACGGGATTGACCTG GTTAATATTGGACCCGTCACCCTGCGGGCTGTGGGTTAACTCTGTTATTTGTTGTTGCAGGTGGGCCGTCATCGGCCTGACAGACCAGTGGGTTCATGATAAAATCCCCCA CATGAAGTACGTGTCGGACATCGCGACGGTGCAGCGCCACGTTTCCCGACACAACCACCGAAACGAGGATGAGGAGAACTCTCTGTCCATCGACTGCATGAGGATCTCCTTTGAATACGA CCTTCGTCTGGCGTTGTACCATCACTGGTCTCTGTATGAGAGCATCTGCAACTCCTACTACACAGCATGCAGCTTCAAGCTTTGGACCttaaaaggacaaaagaaaCTCCAGGAGTTCTTGGCTGACATGGG GCTACCACTGAGACAAGTTAAACAGAAATTTAAGTCAATGGACATTACGATCAAAGAGAACCTCAGGGACGTCATTGAGGAGTCGTCTAATAAATACGG AATGAAGGACATTCGCATTCAGACGTTTGCCGTCCACTTCGGGTTTAAGAACAGCTTCCTGGCCAGCGACATGGTGCACGCCGCCACCGCCCTGCTGGAGAGCACGGAGCGGGACGAGAACGACCCCACCGACAACTTCATCAAAGCACTCGATGCCCTCTCACG GAGCAACCTGGACCGTCTCCTGTCAGGCATCGACCTGGCGAAGAAGAAGCTGATCGCCATCCAGCAGACTGTCGCCAGCTGCATCTGCACCAACATCATCCTGTCGCAGGGACCCTTCCTCTACTGCTACCTCATGGAG GGAACGCCTGATGTGAAGCTCTTCTCCAAACCGCTGGCGCTAACTCTGCTCTGCAAATACCTGCTGACGGCGTTCGTCCACTCG ACGAGGAACAAACGCTGCAAGCTGCTTCCTCTCATCATGGCTGCTCCTAAAGACGTGGAGAAGGGAACCGTTATCGTTGTGGGAATCCCTCCAGAGTCAGAGACGTCGGACAAGAAGAA tTTCTTTGGTCGGGCCTttgaaaaagctgcagagagCACCAACTCTAGAACCCTTCATGATCACTTTGACACGTCGA tAATTGAACTGAAGTCGGAGGATCGGAGTAAGTTCCTGGACGCCCTCATCACTCTGCTGTCATAA